One window of the Saccopteryx bilineata isolate mSacBil1 chromosome 2, mSacBil1_pri_phased_curated, whole genome shotgun sequence genome contains the following:
- the KPLCE gene encoding protein KPLCE has product MCEQQKQVQFPLSCVKGSGLGDVQSTVTSVKCPAPCPPQTCVKCPTPCPPQACVKCPAPCPTYVKCPAPCQMTYVKCPPPCQTYVKCPAPCQMTYVKCPPPCQTYVKCPAPCQTTCVKCPTPCQTQTCYVQRPSPCQTYYVQAPASGSATQACVPDPCSAPCSISYSCLAPRTFGVSPLRRWVQRPQNCSSGSAGCCESSGCCSSGCCSSGCCSHGCCCSGCGCLGIIPMRSRGPACCERCEDDCEDDCCC; this is encoded by the coding sequence ATGTGTGAACAGCAAAAGCAGGTACAGTTCCCTCTATCTTGTGTGAAAGGTTCAGGATTGGGGGATGTGCAAAGTACCGTTACCTCTGTGAAATGCCCGGCTCCGTGCCCGCCTCAAACCTGTGTGAAATGCCCAACTCCATGTCCACCTCAAGCCTGTGTGAAGTGTCCAGCACCCTGCCCTACGTATGTGAAGTGCCCAGCTCCATGCCAGATGACCTACGTGAAATGCCCACCTCCCTGCCAGACGTATGTGAAGTGCCCAGCTCCATGCCAGATGACCTATGTGAAATGCCCACCTCCCTGCCAGACGTATGTGAAGTGCCCAGCTCCATGCCAGACGACCTGTGTGAAATGCCCAACTCCCTGCCAGACACAGACGTGCTATGTCCAGCGTCCTTCTCCCTGCCAGACCTACTATGTTCAGGCTCCTGCAAGTGGCTCGGCCACCCAGGCCTGCGTCCCTGATCCATGCTCTGCTCCCTGTTCCATCAGCTACAGCTGCCTGGCTCCCCGAACCTTCGGGGTGAGTCCCCTGAGACGCTGGGTCCAGCGGCCCCAGAACTGCAGCTCAGGATCCGCTGGCTGCTGTGAGAGTTCTGGGTGCTGCAGCTCCGGGTGCTGCAGCTCTGGGTGCTGCAGCCATGGGTGCTGCTGCTCTGGGTGTGGCTGTTTGGGAATTATTCCCATGAGGTCCCGAGGCCCTGCGTGCTGTGAGAGATGTGAGGATGACTGTGAGGATGACTGCTGCTGTTAA